A genomic window from Dechloromonas sp. A34 includes:
- a CDS encoding transglutaminase-like cysteine peptidase: MPLRIFAVVALLAAFGLLGLPAAFGLDFERLQHALASRFGTERLALLNDWQQMLVAGKSAGESDKLRRVNDFFNRRLAFDDDSSIWGQSDYWATPLEMIGQGRGDCEDFSIAKYYSLVQLGVPISKLRLVYVKALQNGPAGPLQQAHMVLAYYATPNADPLVLDNLNTEIRPASRRTDLSPIFSFNSAGLWLGTGNQSSKSNLSRWQDLLARARAEGFE, encoded by the coding sequence GTGCCGCTCCGTATTTTTGCCGTCGTTGCTCTGCTGGCAGCGTTCGGCCTGCTTGGCCTGCCGGCAGCGTTCGGCCTGGACTTTGAACGTTTGCAACATGCGCTGGCCAGCCGTTTCGGGACGGAACGGCTCGCCCTGCTGAATGACTGGCAGCAAATGCTGGTGGCGGGCAAAAGTGCCGGCGAAAGTGACAAACTCCGCCGCGTGAACGATTTCTTCAATCGGCGCCTGGCTTTCGACGACGACAGCAGCATCTGGGGACAATCCGACTACTGGGCGACCCCACTCGAAATGATCGGCCAAGGCCGCGGCGACTGCGAGGATTTCTCGATCGCCAAGTACTACTCCCTGGTCCAGCTTGGCGTCCCGATCAGCAAACTGCGCCTGGTCTACGTCAAGGCCCTGCAGAACGGCCCGGCCGGGCCGTTGCAGCAGGCGCACATGGTTCTCGCCTATTACGCGACCCCGAATGCGGACCCGCTGGTCCTCGACAACCTGAACACCGAGATTCGCCCGGCTTCGCGGCGGACGGATCTTTCACCGATTTTCAGTTTCAACAGTGCGGGGCTTTGGCTAGGCACCGGCAACCAGTCCAGCAAGAGCAATCTATCGCGCTGGCAGGACCTGCTGGCACGTGCGCGCGCCGAAGGCTTCGAGTGA
- a CDS encoding class I SAM-dependent methyltransferase, whose translation MPDYIAPKTMRPLTLRPQGLADIETGEIVAPIIGGIPRFVAPEQNYAESFGYQWKKWHSIRSDLRNHGYNLRDVILARTHFSDFDLSGKSLLECGMGGGDDTEILLSLPLAEVHAFDLSTAVERAKAFLDDPRLSIAQASIYDIPYPDYSFDIVYCHRVLQHTPDPSEALRRICAKVKPGGILFAHAYKRSWRHMAEWRYKYRWLTKRLPWQIIERYVEIFGPVLHRINKVTYSAPVIRALAYRFIPFYYLPPHGEGGQTSETSVIELEKQITFDALTPWHDHPMRSDEFRKIIEDAGFEILHLTDPPISPIFCTAIRRSCPQ comes from the coding sequence ATGCCTGACTATATCGCCCCCAAAACCATGAGGCCGCTCACACTTCGACCACAAGGGCTAGCCGATATCGAGACAGGCGAGATCGTGGCGCCGATTATTGGAGGCATTCCTCGTTTCGTCGCCCCCGAACAGAACTATGCGGAAAGCTTTGGCTACCAATGGAAGAAATGGCACAGTATCCGCAGCGATCTTCGCAATCACGGTTACAACCTGCGCGATGTCATTCTCGCTCGTACTCATTTTTCCGATTTCGATCTTTCGGGAAAATCGTTGCTTGAATGTGGAATGGGGGGCGGTGATGATACCGAAATTCTTCTATCCCTACCTTTGGCCGAAGTTCATGCCTTTGACTTGAGTACGGCAGTAGAGCGGGCTAAAGCCTTCCTGGATGACCCGCGCCTGTCGATTGCCCAAGCATCTATCTACGACATTCCGTATCCCGATTACAGTTTCGATATCGTGTATTGCCACCGTGTATTGCAGCACACGCCAGACCCTTCGGAAGCTCTGCGCAGAATCTGCGCAAAAGTCAAGCCCGGCGGAATTCTCTTCGCTCACGCCTACAAGCGATCCTGGCGGCACATGGCAGAGTGGCGTTACAAATACAGATGGCTGACCAAACGCCTGCCTTGGCAAATTATCGAAAGGTATGTGGAAATATTCGGCCCCGTTCTGCATCGAATCAACAAAGTCACGTACAGCGCCCCCGTCATCAGAGCATTGGCCTACCGCTTCATCCCCTTCTATTATCTTCCCCCTCATGGCGAAGGTGGTCAGACATCGGAGACATCGGTAATCGAACTGGAAAAACAGATTACATTCGATGCTCTCACCCCTTGGCACGATCATCCAATGCGTTCCGACGAATTCAGGAAGATTATCGAAGATGCCGGATTCGAAATATTGCACCTAACCGATCCGCCGATCTCCCCCATCTTCTGCACCGCCATACGTCGCAGTTGTCCCCAGTAA
- a CDS encoding YbhB/YbcL family Raf kinase inhibitor-like protein, with protein MKLTSTSFSDGQKIPGDFAFCLPDPVHHVCLGKNLNPQLAWSNVPAGTRSFVLICHDPDVPSQGDDVNQEGRSVPAALPRVDFFHWVLIDLPATLAEIGEGEFSHVVTPRGKPGPQAAHGSRQGINNYTDWFAGDHDMQGDYHGYDGPCPPWNDEIVHRYVFTLYALDTERLPVEGRFGGPEVRAAMHGHILAEASLQGSFTLNPALG; from the coding sequence ATGAAACTGACCAGCACGAGCTTCAGCGACGGACAAAAAATCCCCGGCGATTTTGCCTTTTGCCTTCCCGATCCGGTGCATCACGTCTGCCTCGGCAAGAATCTGAATCCACAACTAGCCTGGAGCAATGTGCCGGCCGGCACCCGCTCCTTCGTACTGATCTGCCACGACCCCGACGTGCCCAGCCAGGGCGACGACGTGAACCAGGAGGGGCGCAGCGTGCCCGCCGCCCTGCCCCGCGTCGATTTTTTCCACTGGGTGCTGATCGACCTGCCGGCCACGCTCGCCGAGATTGGCGAAGGCGAATTCAGCCATGTCGTCACGCCGCGCGGCAAGCCCGGCCCGCAGGCGGCACATGGCAGCCGTCAGGGCATCAACAATTACACCGACTGGTTTGCCGGCGACCACGACATGCAGGGGGACTACCACGGCTATGATGGCCCCTGCCCGCCGTGGAACGATGAAATTGTCCATCGCTACGTTTTCACCCTCTATGCGCTGGATACCGAGCGCCTGCCGGTGGAAGGGCGCTTTGGCGGCCCCGAGGTGCGCGCCGCGATGCACGGGCACATCCTGGCCGAAGCCAGCCTGCAGGGAAGCTTTACGCTGAACCCGGCGCTCGGCTGA
- a CDS encoding CYTH and CHAD domain-containing protein, giving the protein MSIEIELKLQLNPKTAKKLAAHPLLAAIQPQKQHLLNTYYDTPKLDLHARRIAVRFREKGWQWLLTVKSAEPACGGLAMRSEWETPATPGTFDFSHVDNTDLRHFLEDATERLEPIFTTDFRRQIWEVPYGESLIELAVDRGTIASRGKRTPICEIELELLSGTVEDIFGLTRQLQEQLKLDPAIASKAERGYQLFTGEPMRPFKAKAATIDAQMTPLEAFRSIALGCLEHFQRNEKGLLTGDDPEFVHQARVALRRLRSAIKLFAPVLPPEFVNAYGQTWQTLASALGDARNWDVFLTETLPPIQAAFPNNRDLKRLRNEARRRAKGARQAITRLLAVSEYPRLLIEFTSAIYALGDTLPLPLAEFVEDRITTHAKSARKLAAKHATLTPQERHRMRICFKKLRYTLEFFEPLLAAKRLKPYLAALGQLQDELGLINDHITAEALISEVLGKKTPGPIHGWVAGRHGLLISELPEALETWLAQRPPSC; this is encoded by the coding sequence ATGAGCATCGAAATCGAGCTAAAGCTGCAACTCAATCCGAAGACCGCCAAGAAGCTGGCGGCTCACCCCCTGCTCGCCGCGATCCAGCCGCAAAAGCAGCACCTGCTGAACACCTATTACGACACGCCCAAGCTCGACCTGCACGCCCGACGCATCGCCGTCCGCTTCCGCGAAAAAGGCTGGCAATGGCTGCTCACCGTCAAATCCGCTGAACCAGCCTGTGGCGGCCTGGCCATGCGCAGCGAGTGGGAAACGCCGGCGACACCCGGCACCTTCGATTTCAGCCATGTCGATAACACCGACTTGCGCCACTTTCTGGAAGACGCCACCGAGCGGCTCGAACCAATTTTCACCACCGATTTCCGGCGGCAGATCTGGGAGGTCCCCTACGGCGAGTCGCTGATCGAACTGGCCGTCGATCGCGGCACCATCGCGAGCCGGGGCAAACGCACGCCGATCTGCGAAATCGAACTCGAACTCCTCTCCGGCACGGTCGAGGACATATTCGGACTGACCCGCCAACTGCAGGAACAGCTCAAACTCGACCCCGCCATCGCCAGCAAGGCCGAACGCGGCTACCAGCTGTTCACCGGCGAGCCGATGCGCCCGTTCAAGGCCAAGGCGGCCACCATCGACGCGCAGATGACGCCGCTCGAAGCCTTCCGCAGCATTGCGCTGGGCTGCCTCGAACACTTCCAGCGCAACGAAAAAGGCCTGCTCACCGGCGACGACCCGGAATTCGTCCATCAGGCCCGGGTCGCGCTGCGCCGCCTGCGCTCCGCGATCAAGCTGTTCGCCCCGGTTCTGCCCCCGGAGTTCGTCAATGCCTACGGCCAGACCTGGCAAACCCTGGCCAGCGCCCTCGGCGACGCCCGCAACTGGGATGTCTTCCTGACTGAAACCCTGCCACCGATCCAAGCCGCCTTCCCCAACAACCGCGACCTCAAGCGCCTGCGCAACGAAGCCCGCCGCCGCGCCAAAGGTGCAAGACAAGCCATCACCCGTCTGCTCGCCGTCAGCGAATACCCCCGACTGCTGATCGAATTCACCTCGGCGATCTATGCCCTGGGCGACACGCTACCGCTGCCGCTGGCCGAATTTGTCGAAGACCGGATCACCACCCACGCCAAAAGTGCCCGCAAACTGGCGGCGAAACATGCGACCCTCACGCCGCAGGAACGCCATCGCATGCGCATCTGCTTCAAGAAGCTGCGCTACACGCTGGAGTTTTTCGAACCCCTGCTCGCCGCCAAACGCCTCAAGCCCTACCTCGCCGCGCTCGGCCAGCTCCAGGACGAACTCGGCCTGATCAACGATCACATCACGGCCGAAGCGCTGATCAGCGAAGTGCTCGGCAAAAAAACGCCAGGCCCGATCCATGGCTGGGTTGCGGGACGGCACGGGCTGTTGATCAGTGAGTTGCCAGAGGCGCTGGAAACTTGGTTGGCACAGCGACCACCCAGTTGCTGA
- a CDS encoding TolC family outer membrane protein → MHCRKTLSLLIVALFPVIAQAANVLPGTLKEVAQQAVLHSPEVTSKWHNYRAAEEEIGVARGGYLPRVDLSAGSGRESLKQPPDERRNDFTRTGYLVSLNQMIFDGFATRNEVRKLDKARLVRYYELLDASENVALEAGRAYLDVLRYRKLVKLAEDNYVQHKATHEQVLRRTQSGVGRRVDLEQAGSRLALAEINLTTETANLHDVSARYQRLVGSPPPPTVAAPDRFDGTLPASPKAALDTLHQKNPALLAAIENIESAQYDLNARRAAYSPKLDFRARTDNTDNYLGVDGERKYNVAELVVSFNIFNGGSDRAREKQYMERKHLALDLREKACRDTRQTLLIAYNDVQRLKEQSRYLATQVGMLEKTMLAYRDQFNVGQRTLLDLLDTENELLSARRNAVNAETDLSLGYLRTYAGMGTLLETLGLQKLDSRDPEPQELAQVDAGELCPADAVAVVASDRSALDARAMAMLETKPTLVPAMPAPAAPGPENELIAQVKSWAAAWSARQYADYTAFYAPTFTPDGGLSREDWAQLRRSRLTGREPIEVELQDIQVKMEGSDRARVEFTQVYHSRVYNDTTRKTLEMIKVDGKWWINRESSTPCAGNTTGGCKGSK, encoded by the coding sequence ATGCACTGCAGAAAAACGCTCTCGCTTCTGATTGTCGCCCTTTTTCCGGTCATCGCCCAGGCTGCCAATGTGTTGCCAGGGACGCTCAAGGAAGTGGCGCAACAAGCCGTGCTGCATAGTCCGGAGGTAACCTCGAAATGGCACAACTACCGGGCCGCCGAAGAAGAGATCGGGGTCGCCCGGGGGGGCTACCTGCCGCGCGTCGACCTGAGCGCCGGCAGCGGCCGCGAAAGCCTCAAGCAGCCGCCGGACGAGCGGCGCAACGATTTCACGCGGACCGGTTACCTGGTCAGCCTCAACCAGATGATCTTCGACGGCTTCGCCACCCGCAACGAAGTCCGCAAGCTGGACAAGGCTCGGCTGGTCCGCTATTACGAACTGCTCGACGCCTCCGAGAACGTCGCTCTTGAGGCCGGCCGTGCCTACCTCGATGTCTTGCGTTACCGCAAGCTGGTCAAGCTGGCCGAAGACAACTACGTCCAGCACAAGGCCACCCACGAGCAGGTCCTGCGCCGTACCCAGTCCGGCGTCGGCCGTCGCGTCGACCTCGAACAGGCGGGCAGCCGCCTGGCCCTGGCCGAAATCAACCTGACCACCGAAACCGCCAACCTGCACGATGTTTCGGCCCGCTATCAGCGCCTGGTCGGCAGCCCGCCGCCGCCGACGGTCGCCGCGCCCGATCGGTTCGACGGTACGCTGCCGGCCAGTCCGAAGGCTGCGCTCGATACGCTGCACCAGAAGAACCCGGCGCTGCTCGCCGCTATCGAGAACATCGAGTCCGCGCAGTACGACCTGAATGCTCGCCGTGCCGCCTATTCGCCGAAGCTCGATTTCCGGGCCCGTACCGACAATACCGACAACTACCTCGGTGTAGACGGCGAACGCAAGTACAACGTCGCCGAACTGGTCGTCAGTTTCAATATCTTCAATGGCGGTTCCGACCGTGCCCGCGAAAAGCAGTACATGGAGCGCAAGCACCTTGCCCTCGACCTGCGCGAGAAAGCCTGCCGCGATACCCGGCAGACCCTGCTCATCGCCTACAACGACGTCCAGCGCCTGAAAGAGCAGTCACGCTACCTGGCGACCCAGGTCGGCATGCTTGAGAAGACCATGCTCGCTTACCGCGATCAATTCAATGTCGGCCAGCGCACCTTGCTTGATCTGCTCGACACCGAAAATGAACTGCTCAGCGCCCGGCGCAATGCGGTCAATGCCGAGACCGATCTCAGCCTCGGCTATCTGCGCACCTACGCCGGCATGGGCACCCTGCTCGAAACCCTCGGCCTGCAAAAGCTGGACAGCCGCGATCCCGAACCGCAGGAACTTGCCCAGGTCGATGCCGGAGAACTCTGCCCGGCCGATGCCGTCGCGGTCGTTGCTTCCGACCGCAGCGCTCTCGATGCCCGCGCCATGGCCATGCTCGAGACCAAGCCGACGCTGGTGCCCGCCATGCCGGCGCCGGCCGCGCCCGGACCGGAAAACGAGTTGATCGCCCAGGTCAAGTCCTGGGCCGCCGCCTGGTCGGCCCGGCAGTACGCCGACTACACCGCCTTCTACGCCCCGACCTTCACGCCGGATGGCGGACTGAGCCGGGAGGACTGGGCGCAACTGCGGCGCAGCCGCCTGACCGGTCGCGAGCCGATCGAGGTCGAACTGCAGGACATTCAGGTCAAGATGGAAGGCAGCGACCGGGCGCGGGTCGAATTCACGCAGGTCTACCATTCGCGGGTCTACAACGACACGACGCGCAAGACGCTGGAAATGATCAAGGTCGATGGCAAGTGGTGGATCAACCGCGAAAGCTCGACGCCCTGTGCCGGCAATACCACCGGCGGTTGCAAGGGCAGCAAGTAG
- a CDS encoding ABC transporter ATP-binding protein: MSSEAQEPIPDEIAISVRNLTKSYRLFNHPGDRIKEFFSLGLKRYNREFTALRDVSLEVRKGETIGIIGRNGSGKSTLLQVICGILKPTAGTVQVHGRISALLELGAGFNPEFTGRENAYFQGALQGFSSAQMEERFAEIAAFADIGDYIDQPVRTYSSGMFVRLSFSVAVHVDPDLLVIDEALAVGDMEFQQRCFEKIRQMQETGITIIVVSHNPYQLERLCHRAAVLHQGSLSRLYPAKETLTLYQNLVHQAIGVPKTGAAALREGTQLLYFEHVSIVDLEGKPLDIVKTGQPIRFVLLTTATQPITDVRFRIEICSAANEIVTLATTIGLTEELVFNGKRRLAFDMPNCQLTSGWYYINAVASGRDLRLDTWQRACEIKVLLEDPHIRNLSTDAGNYVCHGRWRID; this comes from the coding sequence ATGTCCTCTGAAGCGCAAGAGCCCATTCCCGACGAGATCGCCATCTCGGTTCGCAATCTGACAAAAAGCTATCGATTGTTTAATCATCCAGGCGATCGAATAAAGGAGTTTTTCTCTCTTGGACTCAAACGCTATAACCGGGAGTTCACCGCACTACGAGACGTTTCACTAGAGGTCCGAAAAGGCGAGACCATAGGAATCATCGGTCGCAACGGTTCCGGGAAGAGCACTTTGTTGCAGGTTATCTGTGGCATCCTCAAACCGACAGCTGGTACGGTCCAGGTGCACGGGCGAATTTCAGCACTGCTGGAACTCGGCGCCGGTTTTAATCCGGAGTTCACAGGGCGTGAAAATGCCTATTTCCAAGGTGCACTACAAGGATTCAGCAGTGCGCAAATGGAGGAACGTTTCGCCGAAATTGCTGCGTTCGCTGACATTGGCGATTACATTGATCAGCCGGTTAGAACCTACTCAAGCGGAATGTTTGTACGCCTATCGTTTTCCGTCGCCGTGCATGTTGACCCTGATTTGCTCGTCATCGATGAAGCGCTTGCTGTAGGCGACATGGAGTTCCAGCAACGCTGTTTTGAAAAAATACGCCAGATGCAGGAAACAGGAATAACCATCATAGTTGTTTCCCACAACCCGTATCAGCTTGAGCGTCTTTGCCATCGAGCAGCCGTCCTTCATCAAGGTTCACTATCTCGCCTGTATCCCGCAAAAGAAACACTAACGCTATATCAAAACTTGGTGCATCAGGCGATTGGTGTGCCGAAAACTGGAGCGGCGGCACTAAGAGAGGGTACCCAGTTACTATATTTCGAGCATGTCTCAATAGTAGACTTGGAAGGCAAGCCACTGGACATTGTCAAGACCGGCCAGCCAATCCGTTTTGTCCTTCTAACGACAGCGACACAACCCATTACCGATGTGCGTTTCAGAATCGAAATATGCTCTGCCGCTAATGAAATTGTGACGCTAGCAACAACAATCGGACTAACCGAGGAACTTGTGTTTAACGGTAAGCGGCGCCTTGCTTTTGACATGCCTAATTGCCAGCTAACCTCTGGTTGGTACTACATCAATGCGGTTGCTTCAGGAAGAGACCTGCGTCTCGACACCTGGCAGCGGGCATGCGAAATCAAGGTATTACTGGAGGATCCACACATTCGAAACTTGTCCACCGACGCCGGAAACTACGTTTGCCATGGCCGGTGGAGAATCGACTAG
- a CDS encoding EAL domain-containing protein, protein MSLFRQLWLAVIASTLIAFAGSFVASMLTARQYLEAQLAIKNNDNASSLALSLSQQEKDPVTIELQVAAVYDSGQYAVVRLIDPEGRVMIDKTSPALADDVPAWFLHLFPIASQPGRAQVSSGWNQFATVELVSHSQFAHRELWNGALKLLLWFIVGGGVMGLLGMQLLGRIKRPLDAVVGQAQAISERRFVSIAEPATPELKSVASAMNAMVDRLKTMFAEEAARLEKVRREATLDPLTGLANRAFFLNQLDAALSDDDAAPTGSLLMLRLADLAGVNRRAGRETADELLRRLGATLQELAGSRPGAAAARLNGADFALLLPGNQDPAPAADTLLNTLRDLVSAGMIDGERIGHVASGVYLHGQSIGSLLSRLDAALATAETQSGLAWCRAESNNEQRAITNADWKKLLDGAIETQRLRLIEFPVAGSGGQLLHLECPLRLQASEGGEWLAAGSFMPMASRLAMTTELDLAAVRLALERIAAGAAAVAVNLSGESIVDASFRQRLQAQIAARKELAHRLWLEVSEMGAFQHFAEFQSFCNDLRPLGCRLGIEHFGRQFSEIGRLNAIGLDYLKVDGSFVRAIDTQPGNQAFLKGLCSIAHNIGLTVIAEGVQTAEELATLPALGFDGATGPAVPRN, encoded by the coding sequence ATGTCCCTATTCCGACAACTCTGGCTCGCGGTGATTGCGAGCACGCTCATCGCCTTTGCCGGCAGTTTCGTGGCCAGCATGCTGACCGCCCGCCAGTACCTGGAGGCGCAACTGGCCATCAAGAACAACGACAACGCCTCGTCGCTGGCGCTCTCCCTGTCGCAACAGGAGAAGGATCCCGTCACCATCGAGCTCCAGGTCGCCGCGGTCTATGACAGCGGCCAGTACGCCGTCGTTCGCCTGATCGACCCGGAAGGCAGGGTGATGATCGACAAGACCAGCCCCGCTCTCGCCGACGACGTACCGGCCTGGTTCCTCCACCTCTTTCCGATCGCCTCGCAACCCGGACGGGCGCAGGTGTCCAGCGGCTGGAACCAGTTCGCCACGGTCGAACTGGTCAGCCACAGCCAGTTCGCCCATCGCGAACTGTGGAACGGTGCGCTCAAGTTGCTGCTCTGGTTCATCGTCGGCGGCGGCGTGATGGGGCTGCTCGGCATGCAACTGCTTGGCCGCATCAAACGCCCGCTCGATGCCGTGGTCGGCCAGGCGCAGGCGATCAGCGAGCGGCGCTTCGTCAGCATCGCCGAGCCCGCGACCCCGGAACTGAAAAGCGTGGCCAGCGCGATGAATGCGATGGTCGACCGCCTGAAGACGATGTTCGCCGAAGAGGCCGCGCGCCTGGAAAAGGTCCGCCGCGAAGCCACCCTCGACCCGCTGACCGGCCTCGCCAACCGCGCCTTTTTCCTCAACCAACTCGATGCCGCGTTGAGCGACGACGATGCCGCCCCGACCGGCAGCCTGTTGATGCTGCGCCTGGCCGATCTGGCCGGAGTCAATCGCCGCGCCGGCCGCGAAACCGCTGACGAACTGCTGCGCCGGCTCGGGGCCACTCTCCAGGAACTGGCTGGCAGCCGGCCGGGGGCAGCAGCCGCCCGCCTCAACGGCGCTGATTTCGCCCTCTTGCTGCCGGGCAACCAGGATCCCGCCCCGGCGGCAGACACGCTGCTCAACACGCTGCGCGACCTGGTCTCGGCGGGCATGATCGACGGCGAGCGCATCGGCCACGTGGCGAGCGGCGTTTACCTGCATGGTCAGAGCATCGGCAGCCTGCTATCGCGCCTCGACGCCGCGCTGGCCACCGCCGAAACCCAAAGCGGTCTGGCCTGGTGCCGTGCCGAGAGCAACAACGAGCAGCGCGCCATCACCAATGCCGACTGGAAGAAACTGCTCGACGGCGCCATCGAAACCCAGCGCCTGCGCCTGATCGAATTCCCGGTCGCCGGCAGCGGCGGCCAGCTGCTCCACCTCGAATGCCCGCTCCGGCTGCAGGCCAGCGAAGGCGGCGAATGGCTGGCGGCCGGCAGTTTCATGCCGATGGCTTCGCGCCTGGCAATGACTACCGAGCTCGACCTGGCCGCGGTTCGCCTCGCCCTCGAGCGGATTGCCGCGGGCGCGGCGGCCGTTGCGGTCAATCTGTCCGGCGAATCGATTGTCGACGCCAGCTTCCGGCAGCGCCTGCAAGCCCAGATCGCCGCCCGCAAGGAGCTTGCCCACCGCCTCTGGCTCGAGGTTTCCGAAATGGGAGCCTTCCAGCACTTCGCCGAATTCCAGTCCTTTTGCAACGACCTGCGGCCGCTCGGCTGCCGCCTGGGTATCGAGCATTTTGGCCGGCAGTTCAGCGAGATAGGCCGTCTGAACGCTATCGGCCTCGACTATCTCAAGGTGGACGGCAGCTTCGTCCGCGCCATCGACACCCAGCCGGGCAACCAGGCTTTCCTCAAAGGATTGTGCAGCATCGCGCATAATATCGGCCTCACCGTCATCGCCGAAGGCGTGCAGACGGCCGAGGAACTCGCCACGCTGCCCGCCCTGGGCTTCGACGGCGCGACCGGTCCGGCAGTACCCAGGAATTAA
- a CDS encoding ABC transporter permease, which yields MPAHTTLSHRYLLGQLIKRDVLLRYRGAMFGVAWIFLNPLIMLAIFAFVFGQIFQARWPQQDGGAPFWLVLYSGLIAFNIFAEAISRAPAAVRSYPSYVKKIIFPVEILPLVPLGAALVHGAFNYLILLAALAWTGHLTLSTLLYPIALAPLLLLALGLAWFLAAWGVFIKDMSQIVPPFVQILMFLSPVLYPASAVPVVLQPFYQFNPLGTVIEACRNVALGHPADWSTWGISLFLGLTAAGLGHAFFRHSREEFADVL from the coding sequence ATGCCCGCTCACACCACACTCTCCCATCGCTACCTGCTCGGCCAACTGATCAAGCGCGATGTCCTGTTGCGCTATCGCGGCGCGATGTTCGGCGTCGCCTGGATATTCCTCAACCCGCTGATCATGCTCGCCATCTTCGCCTTCGTCTTCGGCCAGATATTCCAGGCGCGCTGGCCCCAGCAGGACGGCGGCGCCCCGTTCTGGCTGGTGCTCTACAGCGGACTGATCGCCTTCAACATCTTCGCCGAGGCAATCTCGCGTGCCCCCGCCGCGGTGCGCAGCTATCCGAGCTACGTGAAGAAGATCATCTTCCCGGTCGAAATCCTGCCCCTCGTCCCCCTGGGGGCCGCTCTGGTGCACGGCGCCTTCAACTACCTGATCCTGCTCGCCGCCCTGGCCTGGACCGGCCACTTGACCCTCAGCACCCTGCTCTACCCTATTGCCCTGGCCCCCCTGCTGCTCCTTGCCCTCGGGCTCGCCTGGTTCCTCGCCGCCTGGGGCGTCTTCATCAAGGACATGAGTCAGATCGTGCCGCCTTTCGTGCAGATACTGATGTTCCTGTCGCCAGTGCTCTACCCGGCCAGTGCCGTACCGGTAGTCCTGCAACCGTTCTACCAGTTCAACCCACTCGGCACCGTCATCGAGGCCTGCCGCAATGTTGCCCTTGGCCACCCGGCGGACTGGTCGACTTGGGGCATTTCCCTGTTCCTCGGCCTCACTGCCGCCGGCCTCGGCCACGCATTTTTCCGCCACAGCCGGGAGGAATTTGCTGATGTCCTCTGA